One window from the genome of Candidatus Limnocylindrales bacterium encodes:
- a CDS encoding alkaline phosphatase family protein, whose translation MLLVVGWDGASLELANRFRADGRMPVLDSLIARGRTWRVSSTIPAVTFPAWTSFLTGAMPDRHGVTDFTIPRDGTYGFRFANASDRRMPTVLARMAAAGRRVGMYGVPATFPPEGQAVFEICGFDTPLGSSRTRRATHPPALADEIRARHGRLGIEGIPQGRIDGDWHRDTHQRLLGDIRLRTRIALELLAASALDVFVVHYMESDTVSHHFWHFDDAASPRHAAGPREAIGDVYAALDDALGELVRAAGPDANVLVLSDHGSAGASDRIVFWNRWLADCGLLAFRDGGGESLAARVKRTALAVIPRSLHARAFAAAGTIADRIESRARFANVDWSKTEVYSDELPYFPSLRLNLEGREPGGIVAPSDAERILERVTRELLDARDPIDGGPVTVKVRRREELFDGPFASRYPDLVLELRRPGSYAYAAGPSRGGIEREWLRRMRGSEASGAKGTSTSGVHSPYGMAVLAGPGTPAADSPHAAAVAAECTLADLGVTVCALAGVEPSAEMQGRSLVSTKALEPVVSDAMPGLPGLFEYDDEQEHEVRERLRALGYLS comes from the coding sequence ATGCTGCTGGTCGTCGGCTGGGACGGGGCATCGCTGGAGCTGGCGAACCGTTTTCGTGCCGACGGCCGCATGCCCGTGCTCGACTCGCTGATCGCACGCGGGCGCACGTGGCGCGTCTCGTCGACGATTCCTGCGGTCACGTTTCCGGCCTGGACGAGCTTTCTTACCGGCGCGATGCCCGATCGGCACGGCGTCACCGATTTCACGATACCGCGCGACGGCACGTACGGTTTCCGTTTTGCGAATGCGTCGGACCGGCGCATGCCGACGGTGCTTGCGCGCATGGCTGCGGCCGGGCGACGAGTGGGCATGTACGGCGTGCCGGCGACGTTTCCGCCGGAAGGGCAGGCGGTATTCGAGATCTGCGGCTTCGACACGCCGCTCGGATCGAGCCGCACGCGTCGCGCCACGCATCCGCCGGCTCTTGCCGACGAGATCCGCGCGCGACATGGCCGGCTTGGCATTGAAGGAATTCCGCAAGGCCGGATCGACGGCGACTGGCACCGCGACACGCATCAGCGGCTGCTCGGCGACATTCGTCTGCGCACGCGCATTGCGCTCGAGCTGCTCGCAGCCAGCGCGCTCGACGTGTTCGTCGTGCACTACATGGAATCGGATACGGTCTCGCACCACTTCTGGCATTTCGATGATGCCGCCTCCCCGCGCCATGCGGCCGGACCTCGCGAAGCGATCGGCGACGTCTACGCCGCGCTCGACGATGCTCTCGGCGAGCTCGTGCGCGCGGCGGGTCCGGATGCGAACGTGCTGGTGCTGAGCGACCACGGCAGCGCGGGGGCATCGGACCGCATCGTGTTCTGGAATCGCTGGCTCGCAGATTGCGGTCTGCTCGCCTTTCGTGACGGCGGCGGCGAGTCGCTGGCGGCGCGCGTAAAGCGCACCGCGCTTGCGGTGATTCCGCGGTCGCTTCACGCGCGGGCTTTCGCTGCGGCCGGGACCATCGCCGACCGCATCGAATCGCGCGCGCGCTTCGCGAACGTCGACTGGTCGAAGACCGAGGTGTACAGCGACGAGCTGCCGTACTTCCCGTCGCTTCGCCTCAACCTCGAGGGTCGCGAGCCGGGCGGAATCGTGGCTCCGAGCGATGCGGAGCGCATCCTCGAGCGCGTGACCAGGGAGCTTCTGGATGCACGCGATCCGATCGACGGCGGCCCGGTCACCGTCAAGGTTCGCCGCCGCGAAGAGCTGTTCGACGGGCCGTTCGCGAGCCGCTACCCGGACCTCGTGCTCGAGCTCCGGCGCCCCGGCAGCTACGCGTACGCGGCCGGGCCGAGCCGCGGAGGGATCGAGCGCGAATGGCTGCGCCGGATGCGAGGCAGCGAGGCCAGCGGGGCCAAAGGCACGTCGACGAGCGGCGTGCACAGCCCATACGGAATGGCCGTGCTGGCCGGGCCGGGCACGCCGGCGGCCGATAGTCCGCACGCCGCAGCTGTCGCGGCTGAGTGCACGCTGGCCGACCTCGGCGTGACCGTCTGTGCGCTGGCCGGCGTCGAGCCGTCGGCCGAGATGCAAGGTCGGTCGCTCGTTTCGACGAAGGCGCTCGAGCCGGTCGTAAGCGATGCAATGCCAGGACTTCCGGGCCTGTTCGAATACGACGACGAACAAGAGCATGAGGTCCGCGAGCGGCTTCGTGCGCTCGGATACCTGTCTTGA
- a CDS encoding sulfatase has protein sequence MRALRKILSAVIGGFAGGSLIGLLEAAVIGWTGGGDEYGVFRFGALSYGLLGACVGAGIGVATAVLPFLARDPRRAAALSCGLVAALFGLVIARFRIVRDVFAESLPIASQKGLLVHVGLIVGAVVLLLVVRRLLLAVSREGGNGILAALMFSILLVAGGAAATASLDMMMRPKPPPTAPGTAQGPSVILIIADTLRADHLGVYGSTTSKTPGADRLAKDGVLFENAFSNSTWTRPSVATILTSLYPSSHKVMYKTDFLPDGVTTIAETMKDAGYRTVGYVTNINVAPSFHFEQGFQEYYYLTPDFFFGATDSGSKLAFYSLMRLVRERFLSKGKWVQHYYQDAQTVNGAALPWLDKNASGPFFALIHYMDPHDPYFEMPYNGVAVARVDTPDPDPSQRDRLQSLYSSNVEYLDRFLGNLWEALKASGHYDDTVIALVADHGEEFYEHKGWWHGTTLYDEESRVPVIIKLPKNAKGGTRVKAPVQLLDIAPTLVAGAGVTAPAQWQGRDLFSNAPTPAAFFQEEDHEGNVLHSIRTDRWKLILANAGNPRGLAPVELYDMTSDPKETKNVAAANTEVVEKLKTDLEAMKSLAGSRAVSGTSGSIDSATQEKLHALGYAN, from the coding sequence ATGCGCGCGCTACGCAAGATTCTTTCCGCCGTGATCGGCGGCTTTGCCGGCGGAAGCCTGATCGGGCTTCTCGAAGCGGCCGTGATCGGCTGGACGGGAGGCGGCGACGAGTACGGTGTGTTCCGCTTCGGGGCGCTGTCGTACGGGCTTCTCGGCGCCTGCGTCGGCGCCGGAATCGGCGTCGCGACGGCGGTGCTGCCGTTCCTCGCGCGCGATCCGCGCCGGGCCGCAGCGCTGTCGTGCGGGCTCGTCGCGGCGCTGTTCGGGCTCGTCATTGCGCGCTTCCGCATCGTGCGCGACGTCTTCGCCGAGAGCCTTCCGATCGCGTCGCAGAAGGGCCTGCTCGTGCACGTCGGCCTGATCGTCGGTGCCGTCGTTCTCCTGCTCGTCGTGCGGCGGCTCCTGCTCGCGGTGTCGCGTGAGGGCGGCAACGGGATCCTTGCGGCTCTCATGTTCTCGATCCTTCTCGTCGCCGGCGGAGCTGCGGCGACGGCGAGCCTCGACATGATGATGCGGCCGAAGCCGCCGCCGACCGCTCCCGGTACCGCGCAGGGACCGAGTGTCATCCTGATCATTGCCGATACACTGCGCGCCGATCATCTGGGCGTGTACGGATCGACGACCAGCAAGACTCCCGGAGCCGACCGTCTGGCCAAGGACGGCGTGCTGTTCGAGAACGCATTTTCGAACTCGACGTGGACGCGGCCGTCGGTCGCGACGATCCTTACGTCGCTTTATCCGTCGTCGCACAAGGTCATGTACAAGACCGACTTCCTGCCCGACGGCGTCACGACCATTGCCGAGACGATGAAGGACGCCGGCTACCGCACGGTAGGCTACGTGACCAACATCAACGTCGCGCCGTCGTTCCACTTCGAGCAGGGCTTCCAGGAGTACTACTACCTGACGCCCGACTTCTTCTTCGGCGCGACCGACTCCGGCTCCAAGCTGGCGTTCTACAGCCTCATGCGGCTCGTGCGCGAGCGTTTCCTGTCCAAAGGCAAGTGGGTGCAGCACTACTACCAGGACGCGCAGACGGTCAACGGCGCTGCGCTTCCGTGGCTCGACAAGAATGCATCGGGGCCGTTCTTCGCGCTGATCCACTACATGGATCCGCACGATCCGTATTTCGAGATGCCCTACAACGGCGTCGCCGTCGCCCGCGTCGACACGCCGGATCCCGATCCGTCGCAGCGCGACCGGCTGCAGAGCCTCTATTCGAGCAACGTCGAGTATCTGGACCGCTTCCTCGGCAACCTGTGGGAAGCGCTCAAGGCTTCCGGGCACTACGACGACACGGTGATCGCGCTGGTCGCCGACCACGGCGAGGAATTCTACGAGCACAAGGGCTGGTGGCACGGCACCACGCTGTACGACGAAGAGTCGCGCGTGCCGGTCATCATCAAGCTGCCGAAGAACGCGAAAGGCGGCACGCGCGTGAAGGCGCCGGTCCAGCTGCTCGACATCGCACCGACGCTCGTGGCCGGTGCGGGCGTGACGGCGCCCGCGCAGTGGCAGGGCCGCGACCTGTTCTCGAATGCGCCGACGCCGGCCGCGTTCTTCCAGGAGGAAGACCACGAGGGCAATGTGCTGCACTCGATCCGCACCGATCGCTGGAAGCTGATCCTCGCCAACGCCGGCAACCCGCGCGGCCTTGCGCCGGTCGAGCTCTACGACATGACGTCCGATCCGAAAGAAACGAAGAACGTGGCGGCGGCCAACACCGAGGTCGTCGAGAAGCTGAAGACGGATCTCGAAGCGATGAAGTCGCTGGCCGGCTCACGGGCGGTTTCGGGTACGAGCGGCTCCATCGATTCCGCCACGCAGGAAAAGCTCCACGCGCTCGGCTACGCCAACTGA
- a CDS encoding alkaline phosphatase family protein, which translates to MTKDRNRVLFAAVVPAGLLALMLAGCGSGEGRRDTGPAPGRRVVVLGFDGVDPDFVEQWQAKLPNMSEMMRTGTFRHLETTTPPSSCTAWSTFTTGLNPGGHGIFDFILRDPKTYLPDRTGAVSHKAEYRFGLFQTKPETFTTTMSGEAFWTTADRAGKRSVVLRVPCIYPLEKEQHSYAQGGLGLPDIRGSEGTFHYWASDLSPRDAANPELGGKVLSLGAGDSVETIIEGPVGPLSEDGERLTVPLKISRSGKDALTIELAGRKETVEAGRWSDWFRMSFDVTKMSSIAGMARFRVLEVEPAIHLYMSPINYDPADAAIDVTEPPGYAKELVKAVGDYKTVGWNHETWGLNEERIDEEAFMQDIWDTFRESEAITLHELENRNTDLMVSVFVETDRTSHMMYRLLDAEHPRYDAALAAKYGDSILKTYQRADEIIGKVRAKLDADDILFVISDHGFHSWRRGFNVNTWLIQEGFMTLKGGAKSTTKKFLQDVDWSKTKAYALGVGGIYVNVAGREGKGIVAPGAEADQVIRDISERMTKVIDPKTGKPAVDKVYAAKETWKGDRLGDGQDMQIGMASGYRVSSATPLGGAPEGLFEDNMKKWSGDHATTDTALTDGILLSNVKIGDEHPAIGDLAPTILTLLGVPVPAPYDGHVLKIAAPPPSGQPSAANDGDQPSAKPKDGDQPSVRKDGEKPSVQKEL; encoded by the coding sequence ATGACGAAGGACAGGAATCGAGTGTTGTTTGCCGCGGTAGTGCCCGCCGGCCTTCTGGCCCTGATGCTCGCCGGCTGCGGCTCCGGGGAGGGGAGGCGCGACACCGGCCCCGCGCCGGGCCGCCGCGTGGTCGTGCTCGGTTTTGACGGCGTCGATCCCGACTTCGTCGAGCAGTGGCAGGCCAAGCTGCCGAACATGTCCGAGATGATGCGCACCGGCACGTTCCGGCATCTCGAGACGACCACGCCGCCGTCGTCGTGCACGGCGTGGTCCACGTTCACCACCGGCCTCAATCCCGGCGGTCACGGAATTTTCGATTTCATCCTGCGCGATCCCAAGACGTATCTGCCGGATCGCACCGGTGCAGTCAGTCACAAGGCCGAATACCGGTTCGGACTTTTCCAGACGAAACCGGAGACGTTCACGACGACGATGTCCGGCGAAGCGTTCTGGACCACCGCTGATCGCGCCGGAAAACGCAGCGTCGTGCTGCGCGTGCCGTGCATCTATCCGCTCGAGAAAGAACAGCACAGCTACGCGCAGGGCGGCCTCGGGCTTCCCGACATCCGCGGCAGCGAAGGCACGTTTCACTACTGGGCGAGCGATCTCAGCCCGCGCGATGCGGCCAACCCCGAGCTCGGCGGCAAGGTGCTGTCGCTCGGCGCCGGCGACAGCGTCGAGACGATCATCGAAGGTCCGGTCGGTCCGCTCTCCGAAGACGGCGAACGCCTTACGGTTCCACTGAAGATCTCCCGCTCGGGAAAAGACGCGCTGACGATCGAGCTCGCCGGCCGCAAGGAAACCGTCGAAGCAGGGCGCTGGAGCGACTGGTTCCGGATGAGCTTCGACGTGACGAAGATGTCGAGCATTGCCGGCATGGCGCGCTTCCGCGTGCTCGAGGTCGAGCCTGCGATCCACCTGTACATGTCGCCGATCAACTACGATCCGGCCGACGCGGCGATCGACGTCACCGAGCCGCCGGGCTACGCGAAGGAGCTCGTCAAGGCCGTCGGCGACTACAAGACCGTCGGCTGGAACCACGAGACGTGGGGACTCAACGAGGAACGCATCGACGAGGAAGCGTTCATGCAGGACATCTGGGATACGTTCCGCGAGAGCGAAGCGATCACGCTGCACGAGCTCGAGAACCGCAATACGGACCTCATGGTTTCGGTGTTCGTCGAGACCGACCGCACATCGCACATGATGTACCGGCTCCTCGACGCCGAGCATCCGCGCTACGACGCGGCGCTGGCAGCCAAGTACGGCGACTCGATTCTCAAGACCTACCAGCGCGCCGACGAGATCATCGGCAAGGTGCGCGCCAAGCTCGACGCCGACGACATCCTGTTCGTGATCAGCGACCACGGCTTCCACAGCTGGCGGCGCGGCTTCAACGTCAACACGTGGCTCATCCAGGAAGGCTTCATGACGCTGAAGGGCGGCGCGAAGTCGACGACCAAGAAGTTCCTCCAGGACGTCGACTGGTCGAAGACGAAGGCCTATGCGCTCGGCGTCGGCGGCATCTACGTCAACGTTGCCGGGCGCGAAGGAAAGGGCATCGTCGCGCCGGGCGCGGAAGCCGATCAGGTCATCCGCGACATCAGCGAGCGCATGACGAAGGTCATCGATCCGAAGACCGGCAAGCCGGCCGTCGACAAGGTCTATGCGGCCAAGGAGACCTGGAAGGGCGACCGGCTCGGCGACGGGCAGGACATGCAGATCGGCATGGCTTCCGGATACCGCGTGTCGTCGGCGACGCCGCTCGGCGGCGCGCCCGAAGGCCTGTTCGAAGACAACATGAAAAAGTGGAGCGGCGACCACGCGACGACCGATACCGCGCTGACCGACGGCATCCTGCTTTCCAACGTGAAGATCGGCGACGAGCACCCCGCGATCGGCGATCTTGCTCCGACCATTCTCACGCTGCTCGGCGTTCCGGTACCGGCGCCGTACGACGGCCACGTGCTGAAGATCGCCGCGCCGCCACCTTCCGGCCAGCCGTCGGCCGCAAATGACGGCGACCAGCCGTCCGCCAAACCAAAGGACGGCGACCAGCCGTCCGTCCGAAAGGACGGCGAAAAGCCGTCCGTCCAAAAGGAACTGTAA
- a CDS encoding glycosyltransferase, with translation MSPGSDQRSRAGSGPLPVVFVIASMITGGTQTHLLQVFRNLDRSRFRPFLFVLRDDGNLLGEARAAGVETRTFGMSGSLRSPRDLLGLYRIAKALRRIGPAVVHGYLLRGNFYAAAAGRLARVPVVVTSKRGLHKPAGRAERVAVAISGRCSDAITGNSRQVLEFTRDIEGSFPAPMVMIPSGIDTDRFDPDQLAADAAASLRAELGIAGAPVVGTAITFRPRKGFRMLFEAMAEVRRSIPDAQLLIAGASEMPPEPAALADSLGLAGSIHLLGRRSDMPQVLAAMDVFVLPSESEGMSNAILEAMSMKLPVVVTSVGGAPEVITEGVDGFLVDYPDSHAMAVKVARLLGSGDLRRRTGSAARERVVAAYSAAGMVRQIENLYVNLRSGKKP, from the coding sequence ATGAGCCCGGGGTCCGACCAGCGGTCTCGAGCGGGCAGCGGGCCGCTGCCGGTCGTGTTCGTGATCGCATCGATGATCACCGGCGGCACGCAGACGCACCTGCTGCAGGTCTTCCGCAACCTCGACCGCTCGCGCTTCCGGCCCTTTCTCTTCGTGCTTCGCGACGATGGCAATCTTCTCGGCGAGGCCCGCGCTGCGGGCGTCGAGACGCGCACGTTCGGGATGAGCGGATCGCTTCGCAGCCCTCGCGACCTTCTCGGGCTGTACCGGATTGCGAAGGCGCTCCGCCGTATCGGGCCGGCGGTCGTGCACGGCTACCTCCTGCGCGGCAACTTCTACGCGGCGGCCGCGGGCCGGCTGGCTCGCGTGCCGGTCGTCGTGACGAGCAAGAGGGGACTTCACAAGCCCGCGGGGCGCGCCGAGCGGGTCGCGGTCGCGATCTCCGGCCGCTGCTCGGACGCGATCACCGGGAACTCCCGGCAGGTGCTCGAGTTCACGCGCGACATCGAGGGCAGCTTCCCGGCGCCCATGGTGATGATCCCGAGCGGCATCGACACCGACCGCTTCGATCCCGACCAGCTCGCGGCCGACGCCGCAGCGAGCCTGCGCGCCGAGCTCGGGATCGCCGGTGCACCGGTTGTGGGCACCGCGATTACTTTCAGGCCACGCAAGGGCTTCCGGATGCTTTTTGAAGCGATGGCCGAGGTGCGCCGCTCGATCCCGGACGCGCAGCTTCTGATCGCCGGCGCGTCCGAAATGCCGCCCGAGCCGGCGGCGCTCGCGGACTCGCTCGGTCTTGCGGGCAGCATCCATCTGCTGGGCCGCCGCAGCGACATGCCGCAGGTTCTCGCGGCGATGGACGTCTTCGTGCTGCCGTCGGAGAGCGAGGGCATGTCCAACGCGATTCTCGAGGCGATGTCGATGAAGCTTCCGGTGGTCGTCACGTCTGTCGGCGGCGCCCCGGAGGTCATCACAGAAGGAGTCGACGGGTTCCTCGTCGACTACCCGGATTCGCACGCGATGGCAGTCAAAGTCGCGCGATTGCTGGGCAGCGGCGACCTTCGCCGGCGCACGGGCAGCGCGGCGCGCGAGCGCGTGGTGGCCGCTTACTCGGCGGCCGGCATGGTTCGGCAGATCGAAAATTTGTACGTGAACCTCCGCAGTGGGAAAAAGCCCTGA
- a CDS encoding integrin alpha has translation MAGLFTAALSILLAFQGRPALAFEVQCGPEGGDAFGWSIASGRDYDGDAFPDIAIGAPCASVGSRVHVGRIKVFSGKTGALVLSLAGTDAEQSFGSALDWIADLDGDSRAELVIGSATFTAPRPGGGIILGAGKVEVFSSQGGVLWSVDGTSQNAGFGESVQAVSDKNHDGKADVVVGASGAQVSSKVRGSGFLLSGASGGQLSRTNGVDEDEQWGSLVGATGDMDGDGIDDWFASSRVAHPSEAVAAAADESTTTTTSTTTTTLAPRAGRLSVISGASPYPVLRDYVGETIVDRLGRSAVPAGDQDGDVLDDLWIGSPGAEPDALEDAGRITLYSATGPALLEIDEPSPQRFAAFGTSLAAPGSLDGGTLSDVAAGAPLAKILGKSQAGRVHAFDSADGHLLWTQSGTLALERFGQTLASGIDYDQDGVGDVVVGAPGDAPGGKRGAGSVYILSGGKDGAVVGSFAGRRGRETRVFVSGLGLGREPVVKSFDPFGHRREAEIRPFRGQASAHLSMAILDDGRRADTQNGAKTKLVIGTGRGGASPEVAVYRASRRKQRLSLFTAGPANYHGGLNVAGGDFATQAGDEMAIAPADANEGPVPVEIWWAEFQLPSGLIEWTKLREFAVFGPAEKFNNVTIGAAGVNLAGGDLATKNDGEEIVVAPAAGLPVVRVFGRGGTKLTEWLAYPSSNGNSGVSVAVGDLDGEGGPEIITAPAKGQLWIRAWNNDSGDRVLGSAFEYKPDTPVSFFVKQFGLQFAGGLTVTTADVDLDGQAEIIVAPGAGASPQILAFEPNGDLVKDWVTYEPFGPLAGQALGLIGTDQFWKP, from the coding sequence GTGGCGGGTTTGTTCACCGCGGCGCTGTCCATCCTGCTCGCGTTCCAGGGACGGCCTGCGCTGGCGTTCGAGGTCCAGTGCGGTCCCGAAGGGGGCGATGCGTTCGGATGGTCGATCGCGTCGGGCCGCGATTACGACGGCGACGCATTCCCCGACATCGCCATCGGCGCACCGTGCGCATCCGTAGGGTCCCGGGTCCACGTGGGGCGCATCAAGGTCTTCTCCGGCAAGACCGGCGCGCTCGTGCTCTCGCTCGCAGGCACCGATGCGGAACAGTCCTTCGGCTCGGCGCTCGACTGGATCGCCGACCTCGACGGCGACTCCCGGGCCGAGCTAGTCATCGGGTCGGCAACGTTCACGGCGCCGCGGCCGGGCGGCGGCATCATTCTCGGAGCGGGCAAGGTCGAAGTGTTCTCGTCACAGGGCGGAGTGCTGTGGTCGGTCGACGGCACCAGCCAGAACGCCGGCTTCGGCGAGAGCGTCCAGGCCGTCAGCGACAAGAACCACGACGGCAAGGCCGACGTCGTGGTCGGTGCCAGCGGCGCACAGGTTTCCAGCAAAGTCCGCGGCTCGGGATTCCTGCTGTCGGGCGCAAGCGGCGGCCAGCTTTCGCGCACCAATGGCGTCGACGAAGACGAGCAGTGGGGAAGCCTGGTCGGTGCGACCGGCGACATGGACGGCGACGGCATCGACGACTGGTTCGCGTCGTCGCGCGTCGCGCATCCTTCCGAAGCGGTCGCGGCTGCGGCCGACGAATCAACGACCACGACGACATCGACGACGACGACCACGCTGGCGCCGCGCGCGGGACGCCTGTCGGTCATTTCCGGCGCATCGCCGTATCCGGTGCTGCGCGACTACGTCGGAGAGACGATCGTCGATCGCCTCGGGCGCTCGGCTGTGCCGGCCGGTGACCAGGACGGCGACGTGCTCGACGATCTGTGGATAGGCTCACCAGGCGCGGAACCCGATGCACTGGAAGACGCCGGACGCATCACGCTCTATTCGGCAACCGGTCCCGCGCTGCTCGAGATCGACGAGCCGTCGCCGCAGCGCTTCGCCGCGTTCGGAACATCCCTTGCCGCGCCCGGCTCGCTCGACGGCGGCACGCTGAGCGACGTGGCCGCCGGTGCTCCGCTCGCCAAGATTCTCGGAAAGTCGCAGGCCGGACGCGTGCACGCATTCGACAGCGCCGACGGTCATCTGCTGTGGACGCAGAGCGGAACGCTCGCGCTCGAGCGATTCGGCCAGACGCTCGCGAGCGGGATCGACTACGACCAGGACGGCGTCGGCGACGTCGTCGTCGGAGCACCCGGCGACGCTCCCGGCGGAAAGCGCGGAGCGGGCTCGGTCTACATCCTGTCGGGCGGCAAAGATGGCGCGGTGGTCGGCAGTTTCGCGGGACGCCGCGGGCGCGAGACACGCGTATTCGTCTCCGGGCTCGGTCTCGGACGCGAGCCGGTCGTGAAAAGCTTTGATCCGTTCGGCCACCGGCGCGAAGCGGAGATCCGGCCGTTCCGCGGTCAGGCGTCCGCGCATCTTTCGATGGCGATCCTCGATGACGGCCGCCGGGCCGATACGCAGAACGGCGCGAAGACCAAGCTGGTGATCGGAACCGGCCGCGGTGGCGCATCGCCGGAAGTCGCGGTCTACAGGGCATCGCGGCGCAAGCAGCGCCTGTCACTGTTTACGGCCGGGCCGGCAAACTACCATGGCGGCCTCAACGTGGCCGGAGGCGACTTCGCGACGCAGGCCGGCGACGAGATGGCGATCGCACCGGCGGACGCCAACGAAGGACCGGTTCCGGTCGAGATCTGGTGGGCCGAGTTCCAGCTTCCATCCGGACTGATCGAGTGGACCAAGCTGCGCGAGTTCGCAGTCTTCGGACCCGCGGAGAAGTTCAACAACGTGACGATCGGCGCGGCCGGAGTGAACCTTGCGGGCGGAGACCTCGCCACGAAGAACGACGGCGAAGAGATCGTCGTGGCTCCGGCTGCCGGTCTTCCCGTCGTTCGCGTGTTCGGCCGCGGCGGCACCAAGCTGACCGAGTGGCTGGCCTATCCGTCGAGCAACGGCAATTCGGGCGTCTCGGTTGCCGTCGGCGATCTCGACGGCGAGGGCGGCCCGGAGATCATCACGGCACCGGCCAAGGGCCAGCTGTGGATCCGCGCGTGGAACAACGACAGCGGCGACAGGGTTCTGGGCTCGGCATTCGAGTACAAGCCGGACACGCCGGTCAGCTTTTTCGTCAAGCAGTTCGGGCTCCAGTTTGCCGGCGGCCTGACGGTGACGACGGCCGATGTGGACCTCGACGGCCAGGCGGAGATCATCGTCGCTCCGGGAGCAGGCGCGTCGCCGCAGATCCTCGCGTTCGAGCCGAACGGCGACCTGGTCAAGGACTGGGTCACCTACGAGCCGTTCGGACCGCTCGCCGGCCAGGCGCTGGGACTGATCGGAACCGACCAGTTCTGGAAACCCTGA
- a CDS encoding flippase — MSESVGQAIDEPVQPARAARRAQGSSLYRLIEDFGGTLATIFAKMGFGVIIGVITARWLGPELRGIFSLVSTFPASLTTLTKFGQAQATIYFIRREKQDVSVVASTAVWFGLGTGAVLIAGVLIFHQYILSTVLRGVPLWALVAICPMIPILLMESYLYGVLQATDRFRVYNARLLGESVIALVLMATVLIGLRLGLPGALGVSVALNTVMLLWVFWTIHKDTPLRFTFDRPLFHRMLRYGMKSHLQIIASHFNFKAGVYLCSLYLTPSEVAFYSIGAKFAEQMMSIPQSLGLAMFPRLAGMPEDKVHAMTAAACRQTLAIAVLAAVVLTLVGRFAIVWLYGVAYEPAAVPLVWISWGIVMMSLYVLLSRDFTARDRQVINVIAAYIALGGNIGLNMWLIPRYGILGAAIGTSASYTAAALLLYGFFLRESGLAWYTPLVLNRSDFERWRRLTAEVASRFGKRGRGGAGNPE; from the coding sequence ATGAGCGAGTCGGTGGGGCAGGCGATCGACGAACCCGTGCAACCCGCGCGTGCGGCCAGGCGCGCGCAGGGTTCGTCGCTGTACCGCCTGATCGAGGACTTCGGCGGCACGCTCGCGACGATCTTCGCCAAGATGGGCTTCGGCGTCATCATCGGCGTCATCACCGCACGCTGGCTCGGTCCCGAGCTGCGCGGAATCTTCTCGCTGGTCTCGACGTTTCCGGCGTCGCTGACGACGCTCACCAAGTTCGGGCAGGCGCAGGCGACGATCTACTTCATCCGTCGCGAGAAGCAGGACGTTTCGGTCGTGGCATCGACCGCAGTCTGGTTCGGTCTCGGCACCGGCGCCGTGCTGATCGCCGGCGTGCTCATTTTCCACCAGTACATCCTGTCGACCGTGCTGCGCGGCGTTCCGCTATGGGCACTCGTCGCCATCTGTCCGATGATCCCGATCCTGCTGATGGAGAGCTACCTGTACGGCGTGCTGCAGGCGACCGACCGCTTCCGCGTGTACAACGCGCGGCTGCTGGGCGAGTCGGTCATCGCGCTGGTGCTGATGGCCACGGTTCTGATCGGGCTGCGGCTCGGGCTGCCGGGCGCGCTCGGCGTGTCGGTGGCGCTCAACACGGTGATGCTGCTGTGGGTGTTCTGGACGATCCACAAGGACACGCCGCTACGGTTCACGTTCGACCGTCCGCTGTTTCACCGGATGCTGCGCTACGGGATGAAGTCGCACCTGCAGATCATCGCGTCGCACTTCAACTTCAAGGCCGGCGTCTACCTGTGCTCGCTCTACCTGACGCCGTCGGAAGTCGCGTTCTACTCGATCGGCGCGAAGTTCGCCGAGCAGATGATGTCGATTCCGCAATCGCTCGGTCTTGCGATGTTCCCGCGGCTCGCCGGAATGCCGGAGGACAAGGTGCACGCGATGACCGCGGCCGCGTGCCGGCAGACGCTCGCGATCGCCGTGCTCGCGGCGGTGGTGCTGACGCTCGTCGGGCGCTTCGCGATCGTCTGGCTGTACGGAGTCGCGTACGAGCCGGCGGCGGTGCCGCTCGTCTGGATCTCGTGGGGCATCGTCATGATGTCGCTGTACGTGCTGCTGTCGCGCGACTTCACGGCCCGCGACCGCCAGGTCATCAACGTGATCGCCGCCTACATCGCGCTCGGCGGCAACATCGGTCTGAACATGTGGCTGATCCCGCGCTACGGAATTCTCGGCGCGGCCATCGGAACGAGCGCGTCGTACACGGCGGCGGCGCTGCTGCTTTACGGGTTCTTCCTGCGCGAATCGGGCCTCGCGTGGTACACGCCGCTGGTCCTCAATCGGAGCGACTTCGAACGCTGGCGCCGGCTGACGGCCGAGGTCGCCAGCCGCTTCGGCAAGCGCGGGCGGGGAGGAGCGGGCAACCCGGAATAG